A genomic segment from Juglans regia cultivar Chandler chromosome 14, Walnut 2.0, whole genome shotgun sequence encodes:
- the LOC109009832 gene encoding cell division control protein 6 homolog B-like isoform X1 — MPAIARSNGDSTPQKRRLRSDAAAQDSPISTSVKWKSPRRCSSTSPNSLSNGTERDFSINPERSPVKKLSGKFISKPKWNPGDTEQMRAVKEALHVSTAPSTVVCRENEQKRVLEFCKVCVEKEKSGSLYVCGCPGTGKSLSMEKVKQLLADWAKEAGHRQPDVLPINCTSLAKTSDIFVKILGDAQQRRKVNSSATSPLQHLQNLYSQNPRSSGIKMMLIIVDELDYLITKDRAVLHDLFMLTTFPFSRCILIGSALIRYIIKFCFIGLSILCASCIIVSVVIFGFAGIANAIDLADRFLPRLQSLNCKPMVVTFRAYDKDQILKILHERLSALPYIVFQPQALELCARKVAAASGDMRRALCICRSAIEILEAELKESSSNFNSLTVEKACFEQQTATAPDILKKQDIDHVVRLDHMAIALSKTYRTPIVDTIQSLPQHQQILLCSAVKHFRGGKKDTTVGELNKSYMDICKSSLIPPVGSLELSTICRVLNDQGLLKLGQSREDKSKRVSLRVDEADVTFALQGIRFFRNCLQ; from the exons ATGCCTGCCATCGCTCGATCCAATGGCGACTCCACTCCTCAGAAGCGCAGACTGAGATCCGATGCGGCGGCTCAGGATTCTCCGATCTCTACGTCGGTCAAATGGAAATCGCCTCGCCGATGCAGCTCTACGAGCCCAAACAGTCTCTCAAAT GGAACTGAGAGAGATTTTAGTATTAATCCTGAGAGATCTCCGGTGAAAAAATTATCCGGCAAATTTATTTCAAAGCCAAAGTGGAATCCAGGAG ATACGGAGCAGATGAGGGCAGTGAAGGAGGCTTTGCACGTTTCGACAGCGCCATCTACTGTCGTGTGCCGTGAGAATGAACAGAAGAGGGTTTTGGAATTCTGCAAGGTATGCGTGGAGAAAGAGAAGTCTGGAAGTTTATATGTTTGCGGGTGCCCAGGGACAGGGAAGTCGTTGTCAATGGAAAAAGTGAAGCAGCTTTTGGCTGATTGGGCGAAAGAG GCAGGTCATCGGCAGCCGGATGTGTTACCAATAAATTGTACTTCTCTAGCAAAAACATCAGATATTTTCGTCAAG ATACTAGGTGATGCCCAACAGCGAAGGAAAGTGAATAGCTCTGCTACCTCACCGTTGCAACATCTCCAGAACTTGTACTCTCAAAACCCACGATCTTCCGGCATAAAGATGAT GCTGATAATTGTCGATGAGTTGGactatttaattacaaaagacCGGGCTGTGCTTCATGATCTTTTCATGCTTACAACCTTCCCTTTCTCCAGATGTATTTTGATAGGTAGTGCTCTTATCAGATATATTATTAAGTTCTGCTTCATCGGATTGTCAATTTTGTGTGCCTCATGTATAATTGTTTCTGTTGTCATCTTTGGTTTTGCAGGGATAGCCAATGCCATAGACCTAGCAGATCGTTTTCTTCCGAGACTTCAGTCATTAAATT GCAAGCCTATGGTCGTAACTTTTCGGGCATATGACAAAGATCAGATCCTCAAGATACTTCATGAGAGGCTATCG GCACTTCCTTACATTGTCTTTCAACCGCAAGCACTGGAACTCTGTGCCAGA AAAGTGGCCGCTGCCTCTGGAGATATGCGGAGAGCTCTATGTATTTGCAG GAGTGCGATTGAGATTCTAGAAGCAGAGCTGAAAGAGTCTAGCAGCAACTTTAATTCATTAACAGTAGAGAAAGCATGCTTTGAACAACAGACGGCTACAGCTCCTGATATATTGAAGAAACAAGACATAGATCATGTG GTGAGGCTTGATCATATGGCTATTGCTTTGTCAAAGACGTATAGAACGCCAATAGTGGATACCATACAATCTCTCCCACAACATCAGCAG ATTCTACTTTGCTCTGCCGTGAAACATTTCCGTGGGGGAAAGAAGGATACAACTGTAGGGGAG CTGAATAAGTCTTATATGGACATCTGCAAATCATCACTAATCCCTCCTGTTGGGAGTCTGGAACTTTCAACTATATGCCGCGTACTAAATGACCAG GGGCTTCTCAAACTAGGTCAATCTCGAGAAGATAAATCGAAAAGAGTGTCATTAAGAGTAGATGAAGCAGACGTCACGTTTGCATTACAG GGGATTCGTTTCTTTCGCAATTGTCTTCAGTAA
- the LOC109009832 gene encoding cell division control protein 6 homolog B-like isoform X2, translating to MPAIARSNGDSTPQKRRLRSDAAAQDSPISTSVKWKSPRRCSSTSPNSLSNGTERDFSINPERSPVKKLSGKFISKPKWNPGDTEQMRAVKEALHVSTAPSTVVCRENEQKRVLEFCKVCVEKEKSGSLYVCGCPGTGKSLSMEKVKQLLADWAKEAGHRQPDVLPINCTSLAKTSDIFVKILGDAQQRRKVNSSATSPLQHLQNLYSQNPRSSGIKMMLIIVDELDYLITKDRAVLHDLFMLTTFPFSRCILIGIANAIDLADRFLPRLQSLNCKPMVVTFRAYDKDQILKILHERLSALPYIVFQPQALELCARKVAAASGDMRRALCICRSAIEILEAELKESSSNFNSLTVEKACFEQQTATAPDILKKQDIDHVVRLDHMAIALSKTYRTPIVDTIQSLPQHQQILLCSAVKHFRGGKKDTTVGELNKSYMDICKSSLIPPVGSLELSTICRVLNDQGLLKLGQSREDKSKRVSLRVDEADVTFALQGIRFFRNCLQ from the exons ATGCCTGCCATCGCTCGATCCAATGGCGACTCCACTCCTCAGAAGCGCAGACTGAGATCCGATGCGGCGGCTCAGGATTCTCCGATCTCTACGTCGGTCAAATGGAAATCGCCTCGCCGATGCAGCTCTACGAGCCCAAACAGTCTCTCAAAT GGAACTGAGAGAGATTTTAGTATTAATCCTGAGAGATCTCCGGTGAAAAAATTATCCGGCAAATTTATTTCAAAGCCAAAGTGGAATCCAGGAG ATACGGAGCAGATGAGGGCAGTGAAGGAGGCTTTGCACGTTTCGACAGCGCCATCTACTGTCGTGTGCCGTGAGAATGAACAGAAGAGGGTTTTGGAATTCTGCAAGGTATGCGTGGAGAAAGAGAAGTCTGGAAGTTTATATGTTTGCGGGTGCCCAGGGACAGGGAAGTCGTTGTCAATGGAAAAAGTGAAGCAGCTTTTGGCTGATTGGGCGAAAGAG GCAGGTCATCGGCAGCCGGATGTGTTACCAATAAATTGTACTTCTCTAGCAAAAACATCAGATATTTTCGTCAAG ATACTAGGTGATGCCCAACAGCGAAGGAAAGTGAATAGCTCTGCTACCTCACCGTTGCAACATCTCCAGAACTTGTACTCTCAAAACCCACGATCTTCCGGCATAAAGATGAT GCTGATAATTGTCGATGAGTTGGactatttaattacaaaagacCGGGCTGTGCTTCATGATCTTTTCATGCTTACAACCTTCCCTTTCTCCAGATGTATTTTGATAG GGATAGCCAATGCCATAGACCTAGCAGATCGTTTTCTTCCGAGACTTCAGTCATTAAATT GCAAGCCTATGGTCGTAACTTTTCGGGCATATGACAAAGATCAGATCCTCAAGATACTTCATGAGAGGCTATCG GCACTTCCTTACATTGTCTTTCAACCGCAAGCACTGGAACTCTGTGCCAGA AAAGTGGCCGCTGCCTCTGGAGATATGCGGAGAGCTCTATGTATTTGCAG GAGTGCGATTGAGATTCTAGAAGCAGAGCTGAAAGAGTCTAGCAGCAACTTTAATTCATTAACAGTAGAGAAAGCATGCTTTGAACAACAGACGGCTACAGCTCCTGATATATTGAAGAAACAAGACATAGATCATGTG GTGAGGCTTGATCATATGGCTATTGCTTTGTCAAAGACGTATAGAACGCCAATAGTGGATACCATACAATCTCTCCCACAACATCAGCAG ATTCTACTTTGCTCTGCCGTGAAACATTTCCGTGGGGGAAAGAAGGATACAACTGTAGGGGAG CTGAATAAGTCTTATATGGACATCTGCAAATCATCACTAATCCCTCCTGTTGGGAGTCTGGAACTTTCAACTATATGCCGCGTACTAAATGACCAG GGGCTTCTCAAACTAGGTCAATCTCGAGAAGATAAATCGAAAAGAGTGTCATTAAGAGTAGATGAAGCAGACGTCACGTTTGCATTACAG GGGATTCGTTTCTTTCGCAATTGTCTTCAGTAA